One Oncorhynchus kisutch isolate 150728-3 linkage group LG13, Okis_V2, whole genome shotgun sequence DNA window includes the following coding sequences:
- the zgc:153738 gene encoding dynein regulatory complex protein 11, with product MSHSTYNKLWADAQVELNSLLTQEFPAQPPRPEKDRVVFFQRLATLYVRYVQIFRQLEEAYDQVVHPQKRKVIREVLDGVMGRVLELKNEMVEKEFSEYHYMDDVIQDLKLTPEDIEIPIPRYFLSERSKVLQERRNMLSNILNLIEVVERPKPVGVRALNLEEAIKIIQVSERARQGRLRAKFMREIQRDEERQRRAKDRDLGAAAIDTAVVRIQKVWKGYVQRKRTKREREEEMIFLGMAMEPRHTQPCPAITAALANEARRRGKQEEHEEDYQESIVAITDKLREVEGPDMRETMKDQIRQWFIECHDATGTFPDYPEEEDGGSTLIFAEKTPQQLMEELAAKEEEDANKSTKGKEEKKDKGKKDKGKGGDEEEESGLKMLPSAFLGELEVGHKTFGEVWQNRTESKNFSQRHEAELIKEEKRKEIEVEIRLQVDELMRQELANWKLAVDKDKGGKAKGGAKKKKGSKSGKKKKKDKDLTADRNIESLYQELVEQGLLKQSDNVKLQDYLGDYSYLGTTLRQTDIEPMPSLSDVRQVIALYAVLPLGSQVVHEKAPLVKAILLAGPAGVGKKMLVHAICQETGANLFDLSPLNLAGKYPGKSGLAMMLHMVFKVARLLQPSVVWIGDTEKMFYKKVPKEEKELDPKRLKKDLPKILKSIKGEDRVLVVGTTHDPFNADLKSLCKVYSKIILIPRPDYASRYVMWRQLIKKNGGQVTAALDLSSLAKISDGYTQGHMVQVVRSILTERRVQQLAKRPLGAAEFVAPLAKIDPVFQDEEEALKNWYAKTPLGKKRAKAASGKEGEEEAPTKGGKDAKKKGKK from the exons ATGTCTCACAG TACATACAATAAACTGTGGGCTGATGCCCAGGTCGAGTTGAACTCCCTTCTGACTCAGGAGTTCCCTGCTCAGCCTCCTCGCCCAGAGAAGGACCGAGTGGTGTTCTTCCAACGCCTGGCCACCCTCTACGTGCGCTACGTGCAGATCTTCAGGCAGCTGGAGGAGGCCTATGACCAGGTGGTTCATCCCCAGAAGAGGAAAGTGATCCGGGAGGTCCTGGATGGCGTGATGGGGCGGGTGCTGGAACTCAAGAATGAGATGGTGGAGAAAGAGTTCTCTGAGTACCATTACATGGACGATGTCATCCAGGACTTGAAGCTCACGCCT GAGGACATTGAGATCCCCATCCCTCGATATTTCCTCAGTGAACGCAGCAAGGTGTTGCAGGAGAGACGGAATATGCTCTCCAACATCCTCAACCTCATCGAGGTAGTAGAGCGACCCAAA CCTGTAGGAGTGCGTGCACTGAACCTGGAGGAAGCCATAAAGATCATCCAGGTGTCAGAGAGGGCCCGTCAGGGTCGCCTGAGGGCCAAGTTCATGAGGGAGATCCAGCGCGATGAGGAAAGGCAGAGGAGGGCCAAGGACAGGGACCTGGGGGCAGCGGCCATCGACACGGCGGTGGTCCGCATCCAGAAG GTGTGGAAGGGTTATGTGCAGAGGAAAAGAacaaagagggagcgagaggaggagatgaTATTTTTGGGCATG GCCATGGAGCCCAGacacacccagccctgtcctgccATAACAGCTGCCCTGGCCAACGAGGCCCGTCGGAGAGGCAAGCAGGAGGAGCATGAGGAGGACTACCAGGAGTCCATTGTGGCCATCACAGACAAACTAAGAGAGGTGGAGGGGCCCGACATGAGGGAGACTATGAAGGACCAGATCAGACAGTGGTTCATCGAATGCCA TGATGCAACAGGAACTTTCCCTGACTAcccagaggaggaggatggaggctCGACTCTCATCTTTGCGGAGAAAACACCTCAACAG TTAATGGAGGAACTAGCAgcgaaagaggaggaggacgccAACAAAAGCACgaaagggaaggaggagaagaaggacaaaGGGAAGAAAGACAAGGGAAAGGGAGGAGATGAG GAGGAGGAATCTGGGCTAAAGATGCTGCCGTCTGCTTTCCTAGGAGAACTGGAAGTAGGACACAAGACCTTTGGTG AGGTGTGGCAGAATCGTACCGAGTCCAAGAACTTCAGCCAGAGGCACGAGGCTGAGCTGatcaaggaggagaagaggaaggagattgAGGTGGAGATCAGGTTGCAG GTGGATGAGCTGATGAGGCAGGAGCTGGCTAACTGGAAACTGGCCGTGGATAAAGATAAGGGTGGCAAAGCCAAGGGAGGCGCAAAG AAAAAGAAAGGGTCGAAAAGTggaaagaagaaaaagaaagacAAAGATCTAACAGCTGATAG GAATATTGAGTCTCTGTATCAGGAACTGGTGGAACAGGGCTTGTTGAAACAATCAGATAACGTTAAACTACAGGATTATTTAG GCGACTATAGCTATCTGGGGACAACGTTAAGGCAAACTGACATTGAGCCCATGCCTTCGCTATCTGACGTGAGACAAGTTATAGCTCTGTACGCCGTCTTACCTTTAG GTTCTCAGGTGGTCCATGAGAAGGCTCCTCTGGTGAAGGCCATCCTGCTGGCAGGGCCCGCGGGCGTAGGCAAGAAGATGCTGGTCCATGCCATCTGCCAGGAGACGGGCGCCAACCTATTTGATCTGTCACCTCTGAACCTGGCAGGGAAATACCCCGGCAAGAGTGGCCTGGCCATGATGCTCCACATGGTGTTCAAG GTTGCCAGACTGTTGCAGCCATCAGTGGTGTGGATTGGAGATACAGAGAAAATGTTTTACAAGAAAGTACCGAAGGAGGAAAAAGAG TTAGATCCAAAACGCTTGAAGAAAGACTTGCCCAAGATCCTCAAATCGATCAAAGGGGAAGATCGTGTTCTAGTCGTGGGAACGACTCATGATCCGTTCAATGCCGACCTCAAATCACTATGCAAGGTGTACAGCAAAATTATCCTCATTCCACGTCCTGACTACGCCTCACGATATG taatgtggaggcagttgaTCAAGAAGAACGGAGGACAGGTGACGGCTGCCCTGGACCTGAGCTCCTTGGCCAAGATCTCTGATGGCTACACGCAGGGTCATATGGTGCAGGTGGTGCGCAGCATACTGACGGAGCGCCGCGTCCAGCAGCTGGCCAAGAGACCCCTGGGCGCCGCCGAGTTTGTGGCCCCGCTGGCCAAGATCGACCCTGTGTTTCAGGATGAGGAGGAGGCCCTGAAG AATTGGTATGCTAAAACTCCTCTGGGTAAGAAGCGAGCCAAGGCTGCctcaggaaaggagggagaggaggaggcaccGACAAAGGGAGGCAAAGATGCCAAGAAGAAAGGGAAGAAGTAA